Proteins encoded together in one Myxocyprinus asiaticus isolate MX2 ecotype Aquarium Trade chromosome 21, UBuf_Myxa_2, whole genome shotgun sequence window:
- the prr18 gene encoding proline-rich protein 18, with amino-acid sequence MPFPPINLHSRITSPRKELFRKKKSRDNVAPPQSAFSQRTGDDKASEKDKLSTSWPSSHLKQLAQSKPRRVPPDPETDSKRSWLSVPKPLATSCESVPRSSSGESSLKHSSRTSLAKEEGEQEIHFSLSLTPEAILVIQKRNLEKQMMAKQQKCCASADLRHRRVFPSKRAQGSSSNNKSSGPVAKLEGSNDISTIVKISLLNDQHKYDDVEYEEEDGDVDETVMRKCKEWLKGVESASAFGKVDKLSSLPHLKS; translated from the coding sequence ATGCCTTTTCCGCCGATAAACCTGCACTCACGGATAACGTCTCCGAGAAAGGAGCTGTTCAGGAAAAAGAAGAGCAGGGACAATGTCGCGCCCCCGCAGTCCGCGTTCAGTCAAAGAACAGGAGACGACAAGGCATCGGAGAAAGATAAACTGTCAACATCGTGGCCATCGAGTCATTTAAAGCAGCTTGCACAAAGTAAGCCGAGGAGAGTGCCGCCAGATCCCGAAACGGACAGCAAGCGTTCATGGCTGAGCGTCCCCAAACCCTTGGCTACCTCATGCGAAAGCGTCCCGAGATCCAGTTCTGGAGAGTCCAGCCTTAAACATTCCTCCAGGACCTCTCTAGCAAAGGAAGAGGGCGAGCAGGAGATCCACTTCTCCCTCAGCCTGACCCCCGAAGCCATCCTGGTCATCCAAAAACGCAATCTGGAGAAACAGATGATGGCCAAGCAACAGAAGTGCTGCGCTTCGGCTGACTTGAGACACCGTCGCGTTTTCCCGTCCAAGAGAGCTCAGGGCAGCTCCTCCAATAATAAGAGCTCCGGACCTGTTGCCAAACTGGAGGGCTCCAATGACATTAGCACCATTGTGAAGATCTCCCTCCTCAATGATCAGCACAAATATGACGATGTGGAGTACGAGGAGGAGGATGGAGACGTGGACGAGACCGTCATGAGGAAGTGTAAAGAGTGGCTTAAAGGGGTGGAAAGTGCTTCTGCTTTTGGCAAAGTCGATAAACTGTCATCTTTACCTCATCTGAAAAGTTGA